The region GTTCAATTTTATTGAAAGCGTTAACAATTGTAGCAAAAGAGTTGATGGGGAAATTTAATTTTTCCGATTGATTTTTAGATCATTTTAAGAACTTGTTAATTTGCTGTTAACCCTTATTGTTAGCTGCTTTTTGACTTATAGATTTGTTCTTATAACTCATAAAAAAACAATCAAAAAGATGAAAAATTTAATTGCATTTACAGTAGTATTTTTATTAGCATTTACATCAGTTAATGCTCAATCAGATTCTAAAGCATTTCAAATAGGAGCTAAAGCTGGAGTTAATTTTTCCAAGTTAACTGGCGATGATTTTGATGATGTTGATTCACGAACAAGTTTTAATGTTGGTTTACTTGCAGAAGTCCCAATTTCTGAACGTGTATCTTTTCAACCAGAAGTTTTTTATTCTGGTCAAGGTTTCGATGTGTTAGAAAGAGACCAAGATAATATTTTTGACACAGACGATAATGTGGAATATCAATTAGATTATATTCAAGTTCCATTATTACTAAAAGTATATTTAGTTGAAGGATTGAGTGTAGAAGCAGGACCACAATTTGGATTTAAAGTTCATGAAGAATTTGATAGTGAACCTAATTCTGATAATGGTGATTTAGAAATAGACAGTGACGATTCTTATGTAAAAGATTTTGATACTAGTCTAGCCTTTGGTACATCTTATAAGTTTGACAGTGGAGTCTTTTTAAGTGCACGTTATACGTTAGGTTTAACAAATATCTTTGAAGACGATACTCTTTTTGAAGATGTAGATGGTAAGAATGATGTTTGGCAATTTGGTGTAGGATATATGTTTTAAACCTCAAAACATACCCTCACAAAAAAAGTCTCAGAATTATCTGAGACTTTTTTTATATCATAATGTAAACATTGCCTATGATTTTAAAGCAGCTATAAAAAAAGGTGATTTGCACATAGTACAAATCACCTTTTATAAATACGTATATAAAAATAAGTTATAGATTAGATATGTATAACTTCATCATAAGCAGCAGCAACAGCTTCCATAACGGCTTCACTCATTGTTGGGTGAGGGTGAATTGCTTTTAATACTTCATGACCTGTAGTTTCTAATTTACGACCTAAAACAGCTTCAGCAATCATATCGGTAACACCTGCACCAATCATGTGGCAGCCTAACCATTCACCATATTTAGCATCAAAAATCACTTTTACAAAACCATCTTTATTACCAGCAGCACTTGCTTTACCAGAGGCTGAGAAAGGGAATTTACCAACTTTAATATCGTAACCTTGTTCTTTAGCTTTCTTTTCTGTTAAACCAACACTAGCAATCTCTGGAGATGCATATGTACACCCAGGAATGTTACCATAGTCTATTGGTTCAACATGCATACCTGCAATTTTTTCAACACATAAAATACCTTCAGCAGAAGCTACGTGAGCTAAAGCTTGACCTGGAGTAATATCTCCAATAGCGTAATAGCCTGGAACATTGGTTTGGTAATAATCGTTTACTAAAACTTTATCACGATCTACAGCAATACCTACATCTTCTAAACCAATATTTTCAATATTAGTTTTAATTCCCACTGCAGAAAGAATAATATCAGCTTCTAATACTTCTTCTCCTTTACCCGTTTTTACTGTAGCTTTAACACCATCTCCAGAAGTATCTATAGTTGTAACTTCTGCAGATGTCATTACATTAATTCCAATTTTCTTGAAAGAACGTTCTAATTGTTTAGAAACATCTTCATCTTCAACAGGAACAATATTTGGTAAATATTCTACTATTGTTACTTCAGTACCCATAGAGTTGTAGAAGTAAGCAAATTCAACTCCAATAGCACCAGATCCAACAACAATCATTTTCTTAGGTTGTTCAGGCAAAGTCATAGCTTGTCTGTATCCTATAACTTTTTTGCCATCTTGTGGTAAATTAGGTAATTCACGAGAACGTGCACCTGTAGCTATAATAATATGGTCTGCGCTATATTCAGTACCATCTACATCAATTTTTTTGCCTGGTTTTAATGTTCCGTATCCTTCAATGACATCAATTTTATTTTTTTTCATTAAAAATTGAATTCCTTTACTCATGCCATCAGCAACACCACGGCTACGCTTAACAACAGCATTAAAATCTTTGTCGTATTCTTTAACAGACAAGCCGTAATCTTCTGCATGTTTTAAATATTCGAATACTTGAGCTGACTTTAAAAGGGCTTTAGTAGGAATACATCCCCAATTTAGGCAAACCCCACCTAAGTTTTCTTTTTCTACTATAGCAGTTTTAAAACCTAATTGAGACGCTCTAATAGCGGTTACGTAGCCTCCAGGACCACTTCCAAGAACAATAATATCGTATTTACTCATGATTAATTCATTAAATCGTTTAATGCTACGAATTTACGAAACCTAATCCGAATAATGAATTTAGATAGGTAAAAAAATAGATCTTTTGTTACCTTTGTTTTGTAAGTAACTATATATGAATATAAAAAGAATAAGTAATCCGCGTATTGTTATTATTGGCGGAGGTTTTGCTGGAGTTTCTTTAGCAAAAGTATTATCTAAACAAGACGTACAAGTAGTACTACTAGACAAACATAATTATCATAATTTTCAACCTTTACTTTATCAAGTTTCAACGGGTGGATTAGAGCCTGACTCTATTGCGTATCCCATTCGTAAAATTCTTCAAAACTATTCTAATTTTCAGTTTAGACTAGCAAATGTGTTAGAAATTGATCCGAAGAATAACAAGGTTATTACAGATATAGGGTTGCTTAAATATGATTACTTGGTTATTGCTTCGGGATCTGAAACTAATTATTTTGGAAATACATCTATTGAGACCAATAGCATGTCTATGAAAACAATACCACAAGCCTTAAATTTAAGAAGTTTAATATTAGAAAATTTTGAAGAAGCGCTATTAACATCTGATTTACAAGAACGTAATGCCTTAATGAATTTTGTAATTGTTGGTGCAGGACCAACAGGCGTAGAGCTTGCTGGTGCTTTAGCAGAAATTAAAAAAGGGATACTTCCTAAAGATTATCCTGATTTAGACACTCGTCTAGCACAAATTAATTTAGTTCAATCTGGAAATCGCATTTTAAAAGAAATGAGCGAGGAAGCTTCAAAAAAAGCTGAAGCTTTTTTAGAAAAATTGGGTGTAAATGTTTGGAAAAATACACGGGTATCTAATTACGACGGAAAAGTAGTTACAACCAATACTGATGTTGTGTTTGAAACCGCTACTATGATTTGGGCTGCTGGTGTAAAAGGCGCCAATATAAAAGGTATTGAAGGCGCAGATTTAGTGTCTAGGAGTAATAGAATTATTGTAAACGAATTTAATCAATTAAAAACTTACTCAAACATTTTTGCTATTGGAGATGTGGCTCAAATAGAAACCGAAGCGACTCCATACGGATACCCAATGATGGCCCAACCTGCCATCCAACAAGGAAAACAATTAGGCCATAATTTAAAACGCTTGTTGGAAGGTTTACCTTTAGAACCTTTTAAATATAAAGATAAAGGTGCAATGGCAACTGTAGGAAGAAATAAAGCTGTGGTAGATTTACCAAAGTATAAATTTCAGGGTGTTTTTGCTTGGTTTGTATGGATGTTTGTACACCTTTTCTTTTTAATCGGATTTAGAAACAGAATGATCGTATTTGTTAATTGGGTGTATAATTATATCCGTTTTGATAGAGAAGCACGATTAATTATACGTCCATTTAAAAAGAAATTAAAATCTGATGAATGATTAAGACTCTGGTATAAACTTAATCGCAGCACCATTAATACAATGTCTTTTTCCTGTAGTTTTTCTTGGTCCGTCATTAAACACATGTCCTAAATGACCACCACAGGTCGCACAATGTTCTTCAATGCCGTACATACCGCCACCGCCTTCAGAGAAAAGCACATTTCCTTTTATATAATTGTCAAAACTTGGCCAGCCTGTACCTGAATCAAATTTTGCATCACTGTTAAATAAAGGTGTATCGCAAGCTGCGCAAACATAGATACCATCTTCATAAATTTTATTTATCGGACTTGTAAAAGGTTGTTCTGTGCCTTCTTGTCTTAAAACACGATATTGTAATGGAGTAAGTTGTGCTTTCCATTCAGCTTCTGTTTTTACAACTTTATACGATGTGTCTTTGGATTCTTTTTTTTGAGAAAATCCATTGCAAGAAAAAAGACTAAAAGCTAAACATAAAATTAAAATGGGTTTCATAGTACAAATGTTTTTTTAATTGTCGTTTTATATGTTTATACTTACATAAGTTTTTCATAAAAAATGTTAAATCTATACTTATTAAAAAATTTTATAAAGAAAAAGAAATAGTTATGAATTCAATTTCTCGTATTTACATTATAGCTTTACTATTAGTATTTGGCTCTTGTGCTACAAATCCATTTACAGGTAAACAAACTATGGCTTTTGTTAAAAACGATAATTTATTTGCATCATCTTTCAAACAATATGATGCTTTTTTAAAAGAAAATAAAGTAGTTAAAGGCACAGAAGATGCTTCACGTATAACAAGAATTGGTCAACGTATTGCAACCGCTGCAGAGCGTTATTTAAATGCAAATGGTTATGCTGGTTATTTAGATGGATACAAATGGGAATACAATTTAGTTGAAGACGACACCAAAAATGCTTGGTGTATGCCAGGTGGTAAAATTGTATTTTATACAGGTATTTTACCTGTTGCCCAAACAGATGCTGGTATCGCTGCAATTATGGGGCATGAGGTGGCACATGCTTTAGCAAATCATGGACAGCAACGCATGAGTGCTGCTTACATACAACAGGGAATCGCAATTACAGGGAATATAGCACTTACAGATCAGGAAAGTCGTGATATGTTTAATCAGTATTTTGGAATAGGCTCTACCGTTCTAGGAACTTTACCATTTAGTAGAAGTCATGAATCTGAAGCCGATAGAATAGGAATTGTACTTATGGCTATAGCAGGCTATAATCCAGAAGCTGCCCCTAAATTATGGACGCGAATGGAAACAAGCAGTACCCCAGAGTTTTTAAGTACACACCCTGCAAATGCAAGTCGTATATCTGAATTGACTAAACTCGTTCCAGATGCAATAGCAGAAGCAAAAAAGTTTGGTGTTACTTCTTTTACAGACTAATAAAGTAACAATTTAAAAGCCTGTTATCTTTTATATATTATATATTTTAAATGAAAACACATCCAAAGGGGAGTAAGAAATTATTAAATGCTTGGGCATTTTACGATTGGGCAAACTCTGTATATACCTTAACCATTGCCTCGACAATATTTCCCATTTTTTATGGTGCATTATTTTCTACAGACACTAAGCAAGTTCATATTTTTGGTACTGATGTAAAAAATACGGCTTTAATATCATTTATTACAGCATTTGCTTTTCTTGTTATTGCATTTATGTCTCCGATACTTTCTGGTATAGCTGATTTTATAGGTAATAAAAAAGTATTTATGAAATTTTTCTGCTATACTGGTGGTTTAGCTTGTATAGGTTTAAATTGGTTTAGCTTAGATTACATCTATTTAAGTTTAACTTTTTATTTTTTAGGTTTAATAGGGTATTGGGGAAGTCTAGTTTTCTATAATTCATATCTACCAGATATTGCTTTTCCTGAACAACAAGATCGTATTAGTGCTAAAGGCTTTTCATTAGGTTATATTGGTAGCGTTTTGTTATTAATTTTTAACCTAGCAATGGTTATGAAACCTGATTTGTTTGGCATTAGCGGTACTGAAGGTGAAGCTGCAATGAAAGCCATGAGATACTCTTTTATAACCGTAGGAGTATGGTGGATTGTGTTTAGCCAGTATACTTATTATATTTTACCAAAAGGAGCTAAAACCGGGAATAAAGTAACTAAATCTGTATTGTTTAATGGCTTTAAAGAACTTAAAATAGTATTTAGAGCCATTAAAAGTAATGTGCGTTTAATACGGTATTTAAGAGCATTCTTTGTATATAGTATGGCTGTGCAAACCATTATGTTAGTCGCTACATATTTTGGAGAACAAGAAGTAGATTGGGGTGGAGAACAGGAGAAAACTATGGGGTTAATTGTTAGTATATTAGTTATCCAAATTGTTGCTATTGTTGGCGCTTTTTTAACCTCTAAAGCTTCTGCTAAATTTGGAAACATACAAACTCTTATTGTTATAAATTTTATTTGGATGGGACTATGTTTTTATGGCTATTTTGTAAAAACACCTACTCAGTTTTATATTACAGCAATGTTTGTAGGTTTAGTAATGGGAGGTATTCAAGCCTTATCTAGATCTACTTACTCTAAGTTTTTACCAGAAACAAACGATACAACGTCGTACTTTAGCTTCTTTGATGTGTCTGAGAAAATAGGTATTGTAATAGGTATGGTAATTTATGGTAGTATAGATCAAATAACAGGTAGTATGCGAAATGCCATTCTATTTTTATTTATTTTCTTTTTTATAGGTATTATATTATTATACCGTGTACCTAGAACAAAAAACATTCAATAACACTATAAACAAAAAAGCATCCTTAAAAAGGATGCTTTTTGCATAATATAAATTGTGTTTATTGCATTTCTATACTTCCAGAACCCGATACCTTAACGTCTTCTTCTTTAGGATTGCCTTTATATTCTATATCTCCAGAACCAGAAACGCGTCCTTTAAAAACTTCTATACTGACTACTTCTGCATCACCAGAGCCAGTTACTGAAGCATCTGTGTTTTTAGAAATTAAACCAAAACCATGAAAATCTCCAGATCCAGTTACATTAATATTTAAATTTTCTGTTTGCCCCTTTAAAGTTAAATCTCCTGAACCTGTAACGCTACTTTCTACCGATACCGTTTCAATATCTAATATTATATCTCCTGATCCTGTAAGTGACACATTTAAGTTTTCAGCATTAATTACATCTTCATTAATTATATCTCCAGATCCAGTTAATGATACTTTAGTAAGATCTTCAAAAGGAATAGTAATTATAATATCTCTGTTATTACTTGGATTAAGGTTAACACCATCTTCTGTTTTTACAATTAAAGTATTGCCTTGTACTTCGGTTAAAATATACGGCACTAAATTAGATTCTCCTTCAACAGTAATTTTACCTTCTGTACCTTTTACAAGAATATAATTCATAGAGCCTGCACAACTTACAATATCATAACCCGATGTAGTTCTGTGATCTGTAATAAAATCACCATTACCTTGAATGCCTTTACTTATGCTCACACAAGATGTTAGACTAATAATTGCGACAACTAATAAACTGATTTTTTTTAATATGATGCTTTTCATAGGTTTAATAAGTATTTGTAGTTAATTTTTTATAAATGAAATGTTTCCGTAATCCGAATCGATTTTTATGTTATTTCCTGTGTTGGCTTCACCGTAAAACCCTTTATAATATTTACCACTAGACTCAATGCGTTTTACATTAAATTCAAAGCCTTCTTGATCACGTAAATCGGCATAATCTAATTCTAATTCAAAATCGAAAAAAAAATGCGGATCGTAACCTATTTTAATACCTACATAATCTGAGTCGATGTACACATTATTTGCACTTGCAGTCAGGTTTTTAATTTTTATTGAGCCATAATCGGCATCTATATTTACAGATTTATAGACATCTCCTATTACCACTGTTAAATAATCGCCTTCACCTTTAAAATGATTTACCATATCAATAGTTAGACTTCCATAATCGCAGTTATACTTTACATTTTCACCTATTTCAACTTTACTGTTGGTGTAATCGGCTTCAATCAATAAATCTTTTGTTTTAGCTACTGTAAATCCACTATAATCCGCATTTATAATACCACTTTTTATGTATTCAAAATAAGAATTAGAGGTATAATCAAACTCAATTTCATTATGATCTGCCATTAATTCCTTAGTTGTAATTTTTCCATAATCGCAATTAATTTTAGCACGTCCTTCAAGTTTATCTAAATTAATGGCTCCGTAATCATTTTTCAGATTTACACTGTTTGTTATAGGTATTTTAACAACATAATTTATTTTCATATTTACATTATCTGAACCATTCCAATCCCACCATTTTGATTTTGATTTTGTAAAAATAGTTTTAGCAGACACATAAGTAGGTGATGCATTAAATGTTACTGAAATATCTTCAAGTTTATTTTGCACTTTATCAGAGTCGTTACCGTTAGTGGTTATAGTAATTTCAAATACTATACGGTTTTCATTCCAAGTTATAACATCTAGATTTCCGTAACTATTATCAATACTTAAAGTAGCATTACTGTTCACGTTAAATTCCTTTTTTATGACTTTTGTTTTTGTGTGTTTAGCTTTTACTGGAGTATTGGCTAACACCATTACAGGCATGAGTAAGAGAAATAAGATTAATTTATATGGTATTTTGATTATCATTTGATATATTTTTTAACTGTTTAACATTATCTATTGTTTCTAGAACATTTTCTAAAATTTCAATCCGGTTTTGAAAATTAGAAATCATAGCGTAAATAACACGTTTATCATGACCGCTATTGGATAAGTCTAATTTTAATTTATTATAATCGGCTTCTAGTATGTTTAATTGTTTTAAAGCGTCTTGTATTAAAGGTTGTACTTCTGGAGCATTTTCTTTTTCTAACTGTTTTAATTCCTGAGAAATTGTAGCATTAAAAAAACTTTGCGTTTTTGCCATTTCTGGAGAAACACTTGCTAAATCTGTTGTGTTTTCGGCTTTATTAAAAATAAAGGTTAATGTAATTAGCAATATAACAGTAGCTGCTACAGCCAAAAATGGTTTTACAAATACAGCATGTTTGTGTTTTATTTCAGGTGGCAACTCCGTTACATGCTGGTTTTTTAGCTTGGCTAAAAACCGATCTTTATGATGAGCATCAGGTGTTTCTACATCAAAATTACCTTGTAACGTTTTAAACAAATCGTCTAAATTAGTATCTGGTTTCATAGTCTTTATCTTTTAAACAACACGTTGTAATTTTTGTCTTAAGCTTTCTTTTGCTCTAGAAATTGTGGTGCGACAATTGGCATAACTTACATTCATTATTCCCGAAATTTCTTCATAATCATAACCTTCAATTAAATGTAAAGTAAGCGCTATTCTATAATTATCTTTTAGTGAATTCATGGTTTTTAAAATCAAATTCGCTTGTGCTTTAGCATCTTGATCTTGTATAGGATCTACATATGTGTCTTCTACTTTGTACATAACTGTATCAAATGGGACATCTTCATATTTATTATTTTTATTAAAGTGATGAATACTGTTATTAATAACAATGCGTTTAAGCCATGCACCAAATGTTTTAATATCGTTTAACGATTCTAATTTTGTAAATGCTGTTAAAAAAGAATCTTGCATAATATCTTCGGCTTCAAAACTGTTTTTTACAATTCTAAAAGAGGTATTATACATGGCTTTATAATATCTGTTATAAACTTCCAATTGCGCAGATTGGTCTCCAGTTTTACAAAGCGTTATAAGTGTATCAATATGTGTGTTGGCTAGTAACAACTACTATAAATAATAAATGGTTTATATTAAGATGAAGGTATTACATTATTGTTACAGTTTTTAAACTAAAAGTTTTATAATTTTCATGAACTTGGCATATTAATTGAAAAATATATACCACTAACAATATTAAACACAGTCATAATTGGCTGATTTGCAGAAATATAATTATTTTGTAGTTTATTAATAAAAATAAAACAATCTGTTGTGTAAATAAATTAATGACAGATTGACTTAAATATATATATGAAAAAATCTAATTTTTTAAGTCTTGACAGTTTGTCATTTCAGGAGTTCGATGAAAATTCAGAATTAATACCTTTAATGACCCCAGAGGACGAAGAAGAAATAAATAAAGAACAACTTCCAGACACTTTACCAATACTCTCGTTACGTAATACGGTGTTATTTCCAGGCGTTGTCATTCCAATTACAGCTGGGCGCGACAAATCTATTAAACTTATTAATGACGCCAATGCCGGAGGTAAAGTCATAGGTGTCGTGTCTCAAAAAGATGAAACTATTGAAGATCCAAGTGCAAAAGATATTTACGAAACCGGAACTGTTGCGCGCATTTTACGTGTTTTAAAAATGCCTGACGGTAATACAACCGTCATTATACAAGGTAAAAAACGTTTTAAAATTAACGAAGTAACAACTGAAGATCCGTATTTAAAAGCAACCATATCTGAAGTTCCTGAAATAAGACCTGCAAATAAAAATAAAGAGTTTCTTGCAATTATAGAATCTATTAAAGAATTATCACTGCAAATTATTAAGGAAAGTCCAAGTATTCCTACAGAAGCTTCTTTTGCTATAAAAAACATTGAAAGCAATTCGTT is a window of Formosa sediminum DNA encoding:
- a CDS encoding NAD(P)/FAD-dependent oxidoreductase — protein: MNIKRISNPRIVIIGGGFAGVSLAKVLSKQDVQVVLLDKHNYHNFQPLLYQVSTGGLEPDSIAYPIRKILQNYSNFQFRLANVLEIDPKNNKVITDIGLLKYDYLVIASGSETNYFGNTSIETNSMSMKTIPQALNLRSLILENFEEALLTSDLQERNALMNFVIVGAGPTGVELAGALAEIKKGILPKDYPDLDTRLAQINLVQSGNRILKEMSEEASKKAEAFLEKLGVNVWKNTRVSNYDGKVVTTNTDVVFETATMIWAAGVKGANIKGIEGADLVSRSNRIIVNEFNQLKTYSNIFAIGDVAQIETEATPYGYPMMAQPAIQQGKQLGHNLKRLLEGLPLEPFKYKDKGAMATVGRNKAVVDLPKYKFQGVFAWFVWMFVHLFFLIGFRNRMIVFVNWVYNYIRFDREARLIIRPFKKKLKSDE
- a CDS encoding MFS transporter; protein product: MKTHPKGSKKLLNAWAFYDWANSVYTLTIASTIFPIFYGALFSTDTKQVHIFGTDVKNTALISFITAFAFLVIAFMSPILSGIADFIGNKKVFMKFFCYTGGLACIGLNWFSLDYIYLSLTFYFLGLIGYWGSLVFYNSYLPDIAFPEQQDRISAKGFSLGYIGSVLLLIFNLAMVMKPDLFGISGTEGEAAMKAMRYSFITVGVWWIVFSQYTYYILPKGAKTGNKVTKSVLFNGFKELKIVFRAIKSNVRLIRYLRAFFVYSMAVQTIMLVATYFGEQEVDWGGEQEKTMGLIVSILVIQIVAIVGAFLTSKASAKFGNIQTLIVINFIWMGLCFYGYFVKTPTQFYITAMFVGLVMGGIQALSRSTYSKFLPETNDTTSYFSFFDVSEKIGIVIGMVIYGSIDQITGSMRNAILFLFIFFFIGIILLYRVPRTKNIQ
- a CDS encoding RNA polymerase sigma factor, encoding MLLANTHIDTLITLCKTGDQSAQLEVYNRYYKAMYNTSFRIVKNSFEAEDIMQDSFLTAFTKLESLNDIKTFGAWLKRIVINNSIHHFNKNNKYEDVPFDTVMYKVEDTYVDPIQDQDAKAQANLILKTMNSLKDNYRIALTLHLIEGYDYEEISGIMNVSYANCRTTISRAKESLRQKLQRVV
- the lpdA gene encoding dihydrolipoyl dehydrogenase, producing MSKYDIIVLGSGPGGYVTAIRASQLGFKTAIVEKENLGGVCLNWGCIPTKALLKSAQVFEYLKHAEDYGLSVKEYDKDFNAVVKRSRGVADGMSKGIQFLMKKNKIDVIEGYGTLKPGKKIDVDGTEYSADHIIIATGARSRELPNLPQDGKKVIGYRQAMTLPEQPKKMIVVGSGAIGVEFAYFYNSMGTEVTIVEYLPNIVPVEDEDVSKQLERSFKKIGINVMTSAEVTTIDTSGDGVKATVKTGKGEEVLEADIILSAVGIKTNIENIGLEDVGIAVDRDKVLVNDYYQTNVPGYYAIGDITPGQALAHVASAEGILCVEKIAGMHVEPIDYGNIPGCTYASPEIASVGLTEKKAKEQGYDIKVGKFPFSASGKASAAGNKDGFVKVIFDAKYGEWLGCHMIGAGVTDMIAEAVLGRKLETTGHEVLKAIHPHPTMSEAVMEAVAAAYDEVIHI
- a CDS encoding head GIN domain-containing protein: MKSIILKKISLLVVAIISLTSCVSISKGIQGNGDFITDHRTTSGYDIVSCAGSMNYILVKGTEGKITVEGESNLVPYILTEVQGNTLIVKTEDGVNLNPSNNRDIIITIPFEDLTKVSLTGSGDIINEDVINAENLNVSLTGSGDIILDIETVSVESSVTGSGDLTLKGQTENLNINVTGSGDFHGFGLISKNTDASVTGSGDAEVVSIEVFKGRVSGSGDIEYKGNPKEEDVKVSGSGSIEMQ
- a CDS encoding M48 family metallopeptidase, whose amino-acid sequence is MNSISRIYIIALLLVFGSCATNPFTGKQTMAFVKNDNLFASSFKQYDAFLKENKVVKGTEDASRITRIGQRIATAAERYLNANGYAGYLDGYKWEYNLVEDDTKNAWCMPGGKIVFYTGILPVAQTDAGIAAIMGHEVAHALANHGQQRMSAAYIQQGIAITGNIALTDQESRDMFNQYFGIGSTVLGTLPFSRSHESEADRIGIVLMAIAGYNPEAAPKLWTRMETSSTPEFLSTHPANASRISELTKLVPDAIAEAKKFGVTSFTD
- the msrB gene encoding peptide-methionine (R)-S-oxide reductase MsrB; this translates as MKPILILCLAFSLFSCNGFSQKKESKDTSYKVVKTEAEWKAQLTPLQYRVLRQEGTEQPFTSPINKIYEDGIYVCAACDTPLFNSDAKFDSGTGWPSFDNYIKGNVLFSEGGGGMYGIEEHCATCGGHLGHVFNDGPRKTTGKRHCINGAAIKFIPES
- a CDS encoding porin family protein, producing MKNLIAFTVVFLLAFTSVNAQSDSKAFQIGAKAGVNFSKLTGDDFDDVDSRTSFNVGLLAEVPISERVSFQPEVFYSGQGFDVLERDQDNIFDTDDNVEYQLDYIQVPLLLKVYLVEGLSVEAGPQFGFKVHEEFDSEPNSDNGDLEIDSDDSYVKDFDTSLAFGTSYKFDSGVFLSARYTLGLTNIFEDDTLFEDVDGKNDVWQFGVGYMF